The following proteins are co-located in the bacterium genome:
- a CDS encoding PQQ-binding-like beta-propeller repeat protein — MHRGLIVNGVLVCALLAGGAVPPASPAPQALPWGARRANPVLPDDVLIADASNNRILLVTPDKHIVWQMPQPGRASPLRDDDDVFFGPHFDEIITNEEDHHMISIIDFRTRRIVWSYGHPGVPGRAPGYLNTPDDAFLYARGGGLITAADIKNQRIVFIDRRTKRIIKQYGHTGVMRIDPPRYFSAPNGDFPAPDQGMLVTQINGNDAILLDREGRVVWTLRFPSAFYYPSDANFTPDGNVICVFYTNPGAIVIMSPKGKVLWQYQVLSGPGRLNHPSLAVQLPNRMVLLNDDFNHRVIVIDPATKRIVWQYGHTGVPGTAPGYLNVPDGVDVLPAGVTPGASNPIGRHLWSYPGNGY, encoded by the coding sequence ATGCATCGCGGTCTGATCGTGAACGGAGTCCTCGTCTGCGCGCTCCTGGCCGGCGGCGCGGTCCCACCCGCAAGCCCTGCCCCGCAGGCGCTCCCCTGGGGTGCCCGCCGGGCCAACCCGGTTCTCCCCGACGATGTGCTGATCGCCGACGCGAGCAACAACCGGATCCTGCTCGTCACGCCGGACAAGCACATCGTATGGCAGATGCCGCAGCCCGGCCGGGCGTCTCCCCTGCGAGACGACGACGATGTCTTCTTCGGCCCGCACTTCGACGAGATCATCACCAACGAAGAAGACCACCACATGATCTCGATCATCGACTTCCGGACCCGCAGGATCGTCTGGAGCTACGGTCACCCCGGCGTGCCGGGGCGCGCGCCAGGCTACCTCAATACCCCGGACGACGCCTTCCTGTACGCCCGCGGCGGCGGGCTCATCACCGCGGCCGACATCAAGAACCAGCGAATCGTGTTCATCGACCGCCGGACCAAGCGGATCATCAAGCAGTACGGCCACACCGGCGTGATGCGGATCGATCCGCCGCGGTACTTCTCCGCGCCGAACGGCGACTTTCCGGCGCCCGATCAGGGTATGTTGGTGACGCAGATCAACGGGAACGACGCGATCCTGCTCGACCGCGAGGGACGCGTGGTGTGGACGCTGCGGTTTCCATCCGCGTTCTACTACCCGTCCGATGCCAACTTCACGCCGGACGGCAACGTAATCTGCGTGTTCTACACCAACCCCGGCGCAATCGTGATCATGTCACCCAAAGGCAAGGTGCTCTGGCAGTACCAGGTGCTGTCGGGTCCCGGGCGCCTCAACCACCCGTCGCTCGCCGTGCAGCTGCCGAACCGGATGGTGCTGCTGAATGACGATTTCAACCACCGTGTCATCGTGATCGATCCGGCCACGAAGCGTATCGTCTGGCAGTACGGCCACACGGGGGTGCCTGGCACGGCGCCCGGCTACCTCAACGTCCCGGACGGCGTGGACGTGCTGCCGGCCGGCGTCACCCCGGGCGCCAGCAACCCAATCGGGCGGCACCTGTGGAGCTACCCAGGCAACGGCTACTAG
- the secG gene encoding preprotein translocase subunit SecG, with translation MTNVILIIHLIAAAAVVGVIVLQGPKGEGLGSIGGGGARLFHGPKPRETLLLRVTSSLAIVFGITSLVLVITKFGR, from the coding sequence GTGACGAACGTGATCCTGATTATTCATCTCATTGCCGCCGCCGCCGTTGTCGGGGTGATCGTGCTCCAGGGCCCCAAGGGCGAAGGGCTCGGCTCCATCGGCGGCGGGGGCGCCCGTCTGTTCCACGGGCCTAAGCCTCGCGAAACCCTGCTGCTCCGGGTGACATCATCGCTGGCGATCGTATTCGGCATCACGTCGCTCGTCCTCGTCATCACTAAGTTCGGTCGCTGA
- the tpiA gene encoding triose-phosphate isomerase: MRVPLIAGNWKMHLTREAAVRLARDVVAAVAEITGPQVVLCPPATALEAVGRAIEGTSVLLGAQTMHWEPEGAYTGEIAAPMLVDLGCRVVILGHSERRLYCGERDADVGLKAQTALAHGLTPIVCVGEGLQDRERGDADGVIVRQLSAATNTIPPDRLHDVVIAYEPVWAIGTGLTATGAEADRVAALIRAQLATAGSVPAAEKVRVLYGGSVKPANIGEFLERPGIDGALVGGASLDAGAFAEIVRAAAR, translated from the coding sequence ATGCGCGTACCTCTCATCGCCGGTAACTGGAAGATGCACCTGACGCGCGAGGCCGCTGTGCGGCTGGCGCGGGACGTCGTCGCGGCGGTCGCGGAGATAACCGGTCCGCAGGTCGTCCTGTGCCCGCCGGCGACCGCGCTGGAGGCGGTGGGGCGGGCTATCGAGGGGACGAGTGTGCTCTTGGGCGCCCAGACCATGCATTGGGAGCCCGAGGGTGCCTACACCGGCGAGATCGCCGCGCCGATGCTGGTGGATCTGGGTTGCCGCGTCGTCATCCTCGGGCACTCCGAGCGGCGGTTGTATTGCGGGGAACGCGACGCGGACGTCGGTCTCAAGGCGCAAACCGCGCTGGCCCACGGCCTCACGCCGATCGTGTGCGTCGGGGAGGGACTGCAGGACCGGGAGCGCGGCGACGCGGACGGGGTGATCGTCCGCCAGCTCTCGGCGGCGACCAACACGATCCCTCCCGACCGACTGCACGACGTCGTGATTGCGTACGAGCCGGTCTGGGCGATCGGGACCGGCTTGACCGCGACTGGCGCCGAGGCGGACCGCGTGGCCGCGCTGATCCGCGCCCAGCTCGCCACCGCCGGGAGCGTCCCTGCTGCCGAGAAGGTTCGGGTGCTGTACGGCGGCAGCGTCAAACCCGCCAACATCGGCGAGTTCCTCGAGCGACCGGGCATCGACGGGGCGCTCGTTGGTGGGGCCAGCCTCGACGCCGGCGCGTTCGCCGAGATCGTACGCGCGGCCGCGCGCTAG
- a CDS encoding zinc ribbon domain-containing protein: protein MCAECGSRYTLQDSTRGYYACSGHVNRGAAVCANTKKVRRDRLEAELLDALFNELFTPAAVAYLTQQVDAAIARDSESLHDRRTSLERDLIQAKTELANVLDAIRQGLATPATRHLLETCERRVVECEAAPLSIVIARYLGDLRAQRSAPMSRRLGYYWRNSSDPSS, encoded by the coding sequence ATCTGTGCGGAGTGCGGAAGTCGGTACACCCTTCAAGACTCCACCCGCGGCTACTACGCCTGTAGCGGTCACGTGAATCGGGGCGCCGCCGTCTGCGCGAATACCAAGAAGGTCCGTCGCGATCGGCTCGAAGCGGAGCTATTGGATGCGTTGTTCAACGAGTTGTTCACGCCGGCCGCGGTAGCCTATCTTACGCAGCAGGTCGATGCTGCTATTGCTCGAGACTCAGAGAGTCTGCATGATCGGCGGACTAGTTTGGAGCGCGACCTCATCCAGGCCAAGACCGAGCTCGCGAACGTCCTCGACGCGATTCGGCAGGGCCTCGCCACGCCTGCGACCAGACATCTGCTGGAAACGTGCGAGCGCCGTGTGGTCGAGTGCGAGGCGGCGCCGCTGTCGATAGTGATCGCACGCTATCTCGGTGATCTGCGCGCGCAACGCTCAGCACCGATGTCGAGGCGGCTCGGTTACTATTGGCGAAACTCCTCGGATCCGTCATCCTGA
- a CDS encoding phosphoglycerate kinase: MRKKTIRDIEVKGRRVFVRVDFNVPLEGGRITDDLRIVASLPTITYLLEHGAAVILASHLGRPKGPDPALRMDPVAARLGELLGRPVRKLDDCVGPAVADAVAAMRPGDVVLLENLRFHKEEEANDPAFAKQLAALADVYVNDAFGTAHRAHASTAGIAAFLPAVAGLLMERELQFLGKVLEQPQRPLVVILGGAKVGDKIGVIRNLLRLAQTMLIGGGMCYTFLRAGGAEIGSSLCEADRLDLARELMQEAEQRGVTLVLPVDVVVAERVEAGAPTRVVDARAIPAGWAGVDIGPRTVAAFGAPIASAGTVLWNGPMGVFEIPAFAEGTRAIAKAVAESCGESIVGGGDTGAAVEEFGYTGKMTHVSTGGGASLEFMEGKTLPGVAVLQDA; this comes from the coding sequence ATGCGGAAGAAGACGATTCGGGACATCGAGGTGAAGGGGCGGCGCGTGTTCGTCCGCGTGGACTTCAACGTGCCGTTGGAGGGGGGGCGCATCACCGACGATCTCCGGATCGTCGCGTCGCTGCCGACGATTACCTACCTGCTCGAGCACGGCGCCGCCGTGATTCTCGCCTCTCACCTGGGGCGGCCGAAAGGGCCCGATCCCGCGCTGCGGATGGACCCGGTCGCGGCGCGCCTCGGCGAATTGCTGGGCCGGCCGGTGCGCAAGCTCGACGACTGCGTCGGCCCGGCGGTGGCGGACGCGGTTGCGGCGATGCGGCCCGGCGACGTGGTGCTGCTCGAGAACCTGCGGTTCCACAAGGAAGAGGAAGCCAACGATCCCGCATTCGCGAAGCAACTCGCGGCGCTGGCCGATGTGTACGTGAATGACGCATTCGGCACCGCACACCGGGCGCACGCCAGCACGGCGGGGATCGCGGCGTTCTTGCCCGCGGTGGCGGGCCTCCTGATGGAGCGCGAGCTCCAGTTCCTCGGCAAGGTCTTGGAGCAGCCCCAGCGCCCGCTCGTCGTCATTCTGGGCGGGGCCAAGGTCGGCGACAAGATCGGCGTGATCCGCAACCTGCTTCGGCTCGCGCAGACGATGCTCATCGGCGGCGGTATGTGCTACACATTTTTGCGCGCGGGCGGCGCCGAGATCGGGTCGTCGCTGTGCGAAGCGGACCGGCTGGACCTTGCCCGCGAGTTGATGCAGGAGGCGGAGCAGCGCGGCGTGACCCTGGTGCTCCCGGTGGACGTGGTCGTGGCGGAGCGCGTCGAGGCCGGTGCCCCGACGCGCGTGGTGGACGCCCGTGCGATCCCCGCGGGGTGGGCGGGTGTGGACATCGGCCCGCGGACGGTTGCGGCGTTCGGCGCGCCGATTGCCAGCGCGGGGACGGTGCTGTGGAACGGTCCGATGGGGGTGTTCGAGATCCCGGCGTTCGCCGAGGGCACCCGCGCGATCGCGAAGGCGGTCGCGGAGTCCTGCGGAGAGTCGATCGTCGGCGGCGGCGACACCGGCGCCGCAGTCGAGGAGTTCGGATACACCGGGAAGATGACGCACGTCAGCACCGGCGGGGGCGCCTCGCTGGAGTTCATGGAGGGCAAGACGCTGCCGGGGGTCGCCGTCCTGCAGGACGCCTAG
- a CDS encoding nicotinate phosphoribosyltransferase, whose product MPRKPTAFTSLDDVGRYTADAQHRLHSASHEEILAGATTDIYFVRTLEILRSLGLADTPVVAEIFASSDGVLAGVDEVRYLLRNTGVLIESLRDGETFSAREVVMRIEGPYGQFGMYETVLLGMLSHPSGWATAARHVVAVAGETPVYSFGARHVHPAVAPVMERAAIVGGMRGAACILGAKLAGQEPVGTMPHAFILLVGDTLRAATAYHELMPSGVPRLVLVDTFTDETVEAVRIAEAMGPDLSAIRLDTPRERGSVTPDLVREVRARLALAGHPAVQIFVSGGVTPERIPALIEAGVSAFGVGSYVSGASPIDMTMDLHEINGRPIAKRGRIPGRTPAPRLRP is encoded by the coding sequence GTGCCGCGGAAGCCGACCGCCTTCACATCGCTCGACGACGTCGGCCGGTACACCGCCGACGCCCAGCATCGCCTCCACAGCGCCTCGCACGAGGAGATCCTCGCCGGCGCCACGACCGACATCTATTTCGTCCGCACGTTGGAGATTCTCCGATCCTTAGGGTTGGCCGACACGCCGGTGGTGGCGGAGATCTTCGCCAGCAGCGACGGCGTGCTCGCGGGCGTGGACGAGGTGCGCTATCTGTTGCGAAACACCGGGGTGCTCATCGAGTCCCTCCGGGACGGGGAGACGTTCTCGGCCCGCGAAGTGGTGATGCGCATCGAGGGGCCATACGGGCAGTTCGGCATGTACGAGACCGTGCTTCTCGGGATGCTCTCCCACCCGAGCGGCTGGGCGACGGCGGCCCGGCACGTGGTTGCGGTGGCGGGGGAGACTCCGGTGTATTCGTTCGGTGCGCGCCACGTCCACCCGGCCGTCGCGCCTGTCATGGAGCGCGCGGCGATTGTCGGCGGCATGCGCGGCGCCGCATGCATTCTCGGCGCGAAACTCGCCGGCCAAGAACCGGTGGGCACCATGCCGCACGCATTCATTCTCCTCGTCGGTGACACACTGCGGGCCGCCACCGCGTATCATGAACTCATGCCGTCCGGGGTGCCGCGGCTCGTGCTCGTCGACACGTTCACGGACGAGACGGTCGAGGCCGTGCGCATCGCCGAGGCGATGGGGCCTGACCTGTCCGCAATCCGGCTCGACACGCCCCGCGAGCGGGGCAGCGTTACCCCGGACCTCGTCCGCGAGGTCCGGGCGAGGCTCGCGCTCGCCGGGCATCCGGCCGTTCAGATTTTCGTGTCGGGCGGGGTCACGCCGGAACGGATCCCGGCGCTGATTGAGGCCGGCGTCTCCGCGTTCGGGGTTGGAAGCTACGTGAGCGGCGCGTCGCCGATCGACATGACGATGGATCTTCACGAGATTAACGGCCGCCCCATCGCCAAGCGCGGCCGGATTCCCGGACGGACGCCCGCGCCGCGTTTGCGGCCCTGA
- a CDS encoding recombinase family protein — translation MGSRDATQDAPRLAAAVYARFSSERQKATSIEDQVNLCREAAERFRCTVLSDHVYGDVEISGAVEQRPAYSALLAAAKAKRIDAILVESQDRLWRDQGELHHALKRLRFWGTRVFSVMAGTDLTEKTGSLLASVTGWKDEVFLEDLREKTRRGMLGQIRRGLCAGGRAYGYRSQPILDDHQQITGYRRVIDPDEAGTVRRIFELYAAGYSPKTIVHVLNDERVSPPRPVRGRRLRGWTWTTVSGSSKKAFGILHNPIYVGRLVWNRSRKVRDPETGKRTMRMRPKDEWTWTDAPALRIVPQGPVGPGADPPAESAELSGCRVGSQAEVPVQRPAHLCGVRKSVHPSRLHPRLLRL, via the coding sequence ATGGGGAGTCGCGACGCAACACAGGACGCTCCGCGCCTAGCGGCGGCAGTCTACGCTCGGTTTTCCTCCGAGCGCCAGAAGGCGACCTCGATCGAGGACCAGGTCAACCTGTGCCGCGAGGCAGCGGAGCGGTTCCGCTGCACAGTCCTCTCGGACCACGTGTACGGGGATGTCGAAATCAGCGGTGCCGTCGAACAGCGGCCGGCCTACTCGGCACTCCTGGCCGCAGCCAAGGCGAAACGGATCGATGCGATTCTCGTGGAGAGTCAGGACCGCCTGTGGCGCGACCAGGGCGAGTTGCACCATGCCCTGAAGCGTCTGCGATTCTGGGGCACACGGGTCTTTTCTGTCATGGCGGGCACCGACCTGACCGAAAAGACTGGTAGCCTGCTCGCGTCGGTTACGGGGTGGAAAGATGAAGTGTTCCTCGAGGATCTCCGCGAGAAGACCCGGCGCGGAATGCTCGGCCAGATCAGGCGGGGGCTATGCGCTGGTGGTCGCGCATATGGTTATCGCAGCCAGCCGATCCTCGACGATCACCAGCAAATCACCGGCTACCGCAGGGTCATCGATCCTGATGAAGCTGGCACCGTGCGGCGGATCTTCGAGCTCTACGCCGCCGGGTATTCGCCGAAGACGATCGTCCACGTTCTGAACGACGAGCGTGTGTCTCCTCCGCGCCCGGTGCGGGGTCGGCGGCTACGGGGCTGGACGTGGACGACGGTAAGCGGATCGTCCAAGAAGGCGTTCGGCATCCTCCACAACCCGATCTATGTCGGGCGCCTCGTGTGGAACCGCAGCCGCAAGGTGCGAGATCCTGAGACCGGCAAACGCACCATGCGGATGCGGCCCAAGGACGAATGGACCTGGACCGATGCCCCGGCACTGCGGATCGTGCCCCAGGGACCTGTGGGACCAGGTGCAGATCCGCCGGCAGAATCGGCAGAGCTCTCCGGCTGCCGCGTCGGGTCGCAAGCCGAAGTACCTGTTCAGCGGCCTGCTCATCTGTGCGGAGTGCGGAAGTCGGTACACCCTTCAAGACTCCACCCGCGGCTACTACGCCTGTAG